One genomic region from Mytilus trossulus isolate FHL-02 chromosome 9, PNRI_Mtr1.1.1.hap1, whole genome shotgun sequence encodes:
- the LOC134683188 gene encoding dopamine beta-hydroxylase-like isoform X1: MHIISIVLLFSSCYKCFGYYQFQAFIPNGLNVKDPCDATQIWKGVGHMGPLGSGPRNPFGEDFKLNGFKWTTDLCWKDSDQDGRYNGYELGDPWCLWTPGSKQPLYPPLSHPGICEPWDSETCQSRNGSLQCNNEMPACDGINATDVKNVTLRLPLSYVPARRVSYVCSLFSLPSDAEYHVIAALPIKDNSQILHGITVFGCDPRRQFNRTDRAYLCNGIPTTPCQEIITGYTAGVPQTCMPAEAGVRIGIKGFRQVMVAFQYYNPTRRQGYTDSSGMTLYYTPKLRRFDAGVSPLEVTHFSVPPGRESFEVVSACPGDCTVLQVASPIYIVLGMNHMHRLGRKQKIEIHRGGKLQQIVTNDTNYKVVHPHYFWYKQPIQLLPGDMLKMTCEYNSTSENDTVEWDVSWRGEMCKGLLLYYPKQSWPSHHCQNYRSVPLCEIMIDAPVFGCHFRSFISNLATTNRTLVDTVIRNCGQDKSCSPLCLRMIGKVRQDPCLQGDIYDLWKETRLVKANTQLMALYDVLTKCEEFYKGLVPDTIFSDIGTVLT; the protein is encoded by the exons ATGCATATTATTAGTATAGTGTTGTTGTTCTCGTcttgttataaatgttttggaTATTATCAATTTCAGGCCTTTATTCCAAATGGACTAAACGTTAAAGACCCATGCGATGCCACTCAGATATGGAAAGGCGTTGGTCATATGGGACCACTGGGCTCTGGGCCTCGAAATCCATTTGGTGAAGACTTCAAACTAAATGGTTTC aaatggACAACCGATTTATGCTGGAAGGACTCTGACCAAGATGGTCGGTACAACGGATATGAGTTAGGTGACCCATGGTGTTTATGGACTCCTGGTAGCAAACAACCGCTATACCCACCTCTGTCTCATCCAG GAATTTGCGAGCCATGGGACAGCGAGACGTGTCAAAGCAGAAATGGTTCACTGCAGTGTAACAACGAAATGCCAGCTTGCGATGGAATAAATGCAAcag atgTTAAAAATGTAACTCTACGACTACCGTTGTCTTATGTACCTGCAAGGAGAGTATCCTACGTGTGTTCGTTATTCAGTCTTCCAAGTGACGCAGAATATCACGTGATTGCTGCCTTGCCAATTAAAGACAACTCTCAGATATTACATGGAATTACTGTATTCGGTTGTG aTCCTAGAAGGCAATTCAATAGAACAGACAGAGCATATCTATGCAATGGTATACCCACAACTCCATGCCAAGAAATCATTACAGGATACACAGCAGGCGTTCCCCAGACGTGTATGCCTGCTGAAGCTGGAGTCAGGATTGGTATTAAAGGATTTAGACAAGTTATGGTAGCT TTTCAGTATTATAATCCTACCCGCCGTCAAGGATACACCGACAGTTCCGGGATGACTTTATATTACACACCAAAACTCAGGAGGTTTGATGCGGGAGTTTCACCTTTGGAAGTAACACATTTTTCAGTGCCACCCGGAAGAGAATCTTTTGAAGTTGTGAGCGCATGTCCAGGAGATTGTACTGTATTACAGGTGGCATCTCCAATCTACATTGTACTTGGTATGAATCATATGCACAGGCTAG gtcgaaaacaaaaaatagagaTCCACAGAGGTGGTAAACTGCAACAAATTGTCACAAATGATACTAATTATAAAGTTGTTCATCCACATTACTTTTG GTATAAACAACCAATACAGTTATTGCCAGGAGACATGCTGAAGATGACCTGTGAATACAATTCTACCTCCGAAAATGACACCGTAGAGTGGGATGTGTCATGGCGCGGAGAAATGTGTAAAGGTTTACTTTTGTACTACCCCAAACAAAGCTGGCCTTCACATCATTGTCAGAATTATAGGTCTGTTCCTCTTTGCGAAATCATGATCGATGCTCCTGTCTTTGGATGTCATTTTCGGAGTTTTATTTCCAATTTAGCAACAACAAACCGCACCTTAGTAGATACTGTAATCCGAAACTGTGGACAAGATAAATCGTGTTCCCCCCTGTGTTTGCGAATGATCGGGAAAGTTCGGCAAGATCCTTGTTTGCAAGGTGACATATATGATCTATGGAAAGAGACAAGACTAGTTAAGGCTAATACACAACTGATGGCTTTGTACGATGTTTTAACGAAATGTGAGGAATTCTATAAGGGACTAGTACCAGATACCATTTTTTCTGACATAGGAACAGTTCTAACGTGA
- the LOC134683188 gene encoding dopamine beta-hydroxylase-like isoform X2: MGPLGSGPRNPFGEDFKLNGFKWTTDLCWKDSDQDGRYNGYELGDPWCLWTPGSKQPLYPPLSHPGICEPWDSETCQSRNGSLQCNNEMPACDGINATDVKNVTLRLPLSYVPARRVSYVCSLFSLPSDAEYHVIAALPIKDNSQILHGITVFGCDPRRQFNRTDRAYLCNGIPTTPCQEIITGYTAGVPQTCMPAEAGVRIGIKGFRQVMVAFQYYNPTRRQGYTDSSGMTLYYTPKLRRFDAGVSPLEVTHFSVPPGRESFEVVSACPGDCTVLQVASPIYIVLGMNHMHRLGRKQKIEIHRGGKLQQIVTNDTNYKVVHPHYFWYKQPIQLLPGDMLKMTCEYNSTSENDTVEWDVSWRGEMCKGLLLYYPKQSWPSHHCQNYRSVPLCEIMIDAPVFGCHFRSFISNLATTNRTLVDTVIRNCGQDKSCSPLCLRMIGKVRQDPCLQGDIYDLWKETRLVKANTQLMALYDVLTKCEEFYKGLVPDTIFSDIGTVLT, translated from the exons ATGGGACCACTGGGCTCTGGGCCTCGAAATCCATTTGGTGAAGACTTCAAACTAAATGGTTTC aaatggACAACCGATTTATGCTGGAAGGACTCTGACCAAGATGGTCGGTACAACGGATATGAGTTAGGTGACCCATGGTGTTTATGGACTCCTGGTAGCAAACAACCGCTATACCCACCTCTGTCTCATCCAG GAATTTGCGAGCCATGGGACAGCGAGACGTGTCAAAGCAGAAATGGTTCACTGCAGTGTAACAACGAAATGCCAGCTTGCGATGGAATAAATGCAAcag atgTTAAAAATGTAACTCTACGACTACCGTTGTCTTATGTACCTGCAAGGAGAGTATCCTACGTGTGTTCGTTATTCAGTCTTCCAAGTGACGCAGAATATCACGTGATTGCTGCCTTGCCAATTAAAGACAACTCTCAGATATTACATGGAATTACTGTATTCGGTTGTG aTCCTAGAAGGCAATTCAATAGAACAGACAGAGCATATCTATGCAATGGTATACCCACAACTCCATGCCAAGAAATCATTACAGGATACACAGCAGGCGTTCCCCAGACGTGTATGCCTGCTGAAGCTGGAGTCAGGATTGGTATTAAAGGATTTAGACAAGTTATGGTAGCT TTTCAGTATTATAATCCTACCCGCCGTCAAGGATACACCGACAGTTCCGGGATGACTTTATATTACACACCAAAACTCAGGAGGTTTGATGCGGGAGTTTCACCTTTGGAAGTAACACATTTTTCAGTGCCACCCGGAAGAGAATCTTTTGAAGTTGTGAGCGCATGTCCAGGAGATTGTACTGTATTACAGGTGGCATCTCCAATCTACATTGTACTTGGTATGAATCATATGCACAGGCTAG gtcgaaaacaaaaaatagagaTCCACAGAGGTGGTAAACTGCAACAAATTGTCACAAATGATACTAATTATAAAGTTGTTCATCCACATTACTTTTG GTATAAACAACCAATACAGTTATTGCCAGGAGACATGCTGAAGATGACCTGTGAATACAATTCTACCTCCGAAAATGACACCGTAGAGTGGGATGTGTCATGGCGCGGAGAAATGTGTAAAGGTTTACTTTTGTACTACCCCAAACAAAGCTGGCCTTCACATCATTGTCAGAATTATAGGTCTGTTCCTCTTTGCGAAATCATGATCGATGCTCCTGTCTTTGGATGTCATTTTCGGAGTTTTATTTCCAATTTAGCAACAACAAACCGCACCTTAGTAGATACTGTAATCCGAAACTGTGGACAAGATAAATCGTGTTCCCCCCTGTGTTTGCGAATGATCGGGAAAGTTCGGCAAGATCCTTGTTTGCAAGGTGACATATATGATCTATGGAAAGAGACAAGACTAGTTAAGGCTAATACACAACTGATGGCTTTGTACGATGTTTTAACGAAATGTGAGGAATTCTATAAGGGACTAGTACCAGATACCATTTTTTCTGACATAGGAACAGTTCTAACGTGA